The genomic stretch AGCCGCCAGCCGTCTTCACGAACCGCCCTTCGCGCCCTTCCTCGGCGACCGGAGTGTTCATCGAATAAAGCCCGATCGGCGCCGCCTTGATGCTGGGTGCGCTGAAGCCATAGGACCTGAGCGCCCGCACCGTGTGGGTCGGCGCCGCGCCCGGAGCCCCCAGTGCGCCGGACGCGACGTAGCCGACATAGCCGTCCCGCTGCGCCTGCCCGAAGGCCCAGCCATCGGCCTCGTCCAGCACCTCGAACACCTCGCCGAACAGCAGCTGGTCGAGCTGTTCGGCCTCGGGGGAGGGGGCGCGCCGCAACGCGGCTGCCGGGACGCGAGCCTGCCGCGTCACGGTGTCGACATAACGCGCCGCCGCAACGATCCCCTCGAGCGATCGCGCGGCAATTCCGTCGCGGGCGAGGGTGAGGCGCGGATCAGACGATGGTGTCATGTTCATCCGGCCACGCTAGCGCCGCGGCCCTGTCCTGTCATCACCGCTCAGGCCGCGGCGATCAGCGCCTTGGTATAGTCCTCTGCAATGGCGCCGGAGCGCAGTTGCTCGCGGGTCAGCGTTTCGACCGGCTGGGCGTTGCGCATCACCATCAGCCGCTCGCACATGTAGCTGATCACCGCCAGGTCGTGGCTGACGATCACGAAGGTGAGGCCGAGTTCCTTTCGCAGCCGGTTGAGCAGGTTGAGGATTTCCGCCTGGATCGACACATCCAGTGCCGAGGTCGGCTCGTCCAGCAGCAGCAGTTTGGGGCTGAGCGCCAGGGCGCGTGCGATGGCGACGCGCTGTCGTTGCCCGCCCGAGAGTTCGTGCGGGAAGCGGAACTGGAATTTCGAGCCGAGCCCGATCAGCTCCAGCAGCTCAGCGGTGCGGCGCTCCGGATTGGCGATGCCGTTGATCTTCATCGGCTCGGCGATCTGCTGGCCGATGACGTAGCGCGGGTGCAGCGAGGAGTAGGGATCCTGGAACACCATCTGGACCACCTTGGCCAGCTGCTTGCGCGGGATCTTGCGCACGTCGTGGCCATCGACGGTGATGCTGCCGCTCCAGTTGGCGTTGAGGCCCATGACGGTCCGGAGGATCGTCGATTTGCCCGAGCCGGATTCGCCGACCAGCCCGAAGCTCTCGCCGGGCTGCACCGAAAAGCTGGTGTCACGGACTGCCAGCTTGCCGGAGAATTCGACATTGAGATCACGTATCTCGAGCATCACGCAGCTCCCGCCCAGCTGGCGTCGCGGTTGAGCACGGGCAACGGCTCCAGCGATCCGTCGATATGCGGCAGGCACGATAGCAGCCCGCGCGTGTAGGGATGCGTCGCCTCGTTGAGGCGGCTCGCTTCGATGCTCTCTACGATGCGCCCGGCATACATGACGATCACCCGGTCGCAGAACTTCGAGACGAGGTTGAGGTCGTGGCTGATGAAGATCAGCCCCATGCCCCGCCGCGTCACCAGCTCGTCGAGGATCGACAGCACCTGGGTGCGCACCGTGACGTCGAGCGCCGAGGTGGGTTCGTCGGCGATCAGCAGGTTGGGCTCGCGCACCACCATCATGCCGATCATCACCCGCTGCCCCATCCCGCCCGAGAGTTCGTGCGGGTAAAGGCCGAACACCCGCTCCGGCTCGCGGATATGCACCGCATCGAGAATGCCCAGCGCCTTCTTCCTGGCGTCGTTGCCCGAAATCCGGCGATCGCCGATGCGGATCGCCTCGACGATCTGCTTGCCGACGGTCATCACCGGGTTCAGCGAGAATTTCGGATCCTGCAGGATCATCCCCATGCGGCCGCCGCGCAGCGAGCGGCGCAGCTTCGGGCTGGCCGACCTGAGGTCGATGCCGTCGAAGCTCATCCTGTCGACACCGATGCGCGCATAGGGCGGCAGCACGCCGAGCAGGGCGCGACCGGTGAGGCTCTTGCCCGAGCCGCTCTCGCCCACGATGCCCAGTTTCTCGCGGCCGAGCGATAGCGTCACGCCGCGCACCGCGTCATTGTAGCCACCCTCGTCGTTGCGGA from Devosia sp. A16 encodes the following:
- a CDS encoding ABC transporter ATP-binding protein; translated protein: MSPLVEIENLRVAFRNDEGGYNDAVRGVTLSLGREKLGIVGESGSGKSLTGRALLGVLPPYARIGVDRMSFDGIDLRSASPKLRRSLRGGRMGMILQDPKFSLNPVMTVGKQIVEAIRIGDRRISGNDARKKALGILDAVHIREPERVFGLYPHELSGGMGQRVMIGMMVVREPNLLIADEPTSALDVTVRTQVLSILDELVTRRGMGLIFISHDLNLVSKFCDRVIVMYAGRIVESIEASRLNEATHPYTRGLLSCLPHIDGSLEPLPVLNRDASWAGAA
- a CDS encoding ABC transporter ATP-binding protein translates to MLEIRDLNVEFSGKLAVRDTSFSVQPGESFGLVGESGSGKSTILRTVMGLNANWSGSITVDGHDVRKIPRKQLAKVVQMVFQDPYSSLHPRYVIGQQIAEPMKINGIANPERRTAELLELIGLGSKFQFRFPHELSGGQRQRVAIARALALSPKLLLLDEPTSALDVSIQAEILNLLNRLRKELGLTFVIVSHDLAVISYMCERLMVMRNAQPVETLTREQLRSGAIAEDYTKALIAAA
- a CDS encoding C40 family peptidase — translated: MTPSSDPRLTLARDGIAARSLEGIVAAARYVDTVTRQARVPAAALRRAPSPEAEQLDQLLFGEVFEVLDEADGWAFGQAQRDGYVGYVASGALGAPGAAPTHTVRALRSYGFSAPSIKAAPIGLYSMNTPVAEEGREGRFVKTAGGWMVEEHLAPIGDDAPDYVAVAESFVGTPYQWGGRESLGLDCSGLVQQALYAGGLACPRDSDQQAGLGQPIAVEALQRGDLMFWRGHVALLTSPTDIVHANAYHMAVVIEPLAEAVARTISRGGGEPTGYRRI